CCTTCCCGCCACATCCACATAGGCGGCGACGAGTGCCCGAAAACCCAGTGGGAGACGAACCCCCTCTGTCAGGAGATCATCCAGCGCGAACACCTCGAGGACGAGCATGGACTGCAGTCATATTTCATCCGCCGGATCGGAAAGTTCCTGAACGAACACGGACGCAGACTGATCGGATGGGACGAGATCCTTGAAGGAGGACTGGCCCCGGACGCCACCGTCATGAGCTGGCGGGGAGAGAAAGGCGGAATCGAGGCCGCCAAGCTCGGGCACGACGTCATCATGACCCCGACGGAGCACTGCTACTTCGACGCCTACCAGGCCGGCCCGGACGGCGAGCCTCCGGCCTTCCGAAATCTGGTCACTTTGGATAGCGTCTTCAATTTCTACCCGATCCCGAATTCCCTGACTTCCGAAGAATCAGCGCATGTTCTCGGTGCGCAAGGCAACGTCTGGACAGAGTATCTAAAAAAACCGGAAGATGTGGAATACATGGTCGTTCCGCGAATGCTGGCCCTAGCA
The Opitutaceae bacterium genome window above contains:
- a CDS encoding family 20 glycosylhydrolase, with protein sequence PSRHIHIGGDECPKTQWETNPLCQEIIQREHLEDEHGLQSYFIRRIGKFLNEHGRRLIGWDEILEGGLAPDATVMSWRGEKGGIEAAKLGHDVIMTPTEHCYFDAYQAGPDGEPPAFRNLVTLDSVFNFYPIPNSLTSEESAHVLGAQGNVWTEYLKKPEDVEYMVVPRMLALAEVVWTGRPDRDFDDFRRRARHHLTWLSSKGINVARHLLDC